In Streptomyces sp. ML-6, the genomic stretch TTTCCGGGGTCAGGCCCGCTCCTCCGTCGCGGATTCCTCCGCGATCCGTTCGTGGTGGCGGATGACTTCAGCCACGATGAAGTTCAGCAGTTTCTCGGCGAAGGCCGGGTCCAGGTGTGCGCTTTCCGCGAGTTGTCTCAGCCGGGCGATCTGGCGGCTCTCGCGGGCCGGGTCCGCCGGGGGGAGGTGGTGGGCGGCCTTGAGGTGGCCGACCTGTTGGGTGCATTTGAAGCGCTCGGCGAGCATGTGGACGACAGCGGCGTCGATGTTGTCGATGCTCTGGCGCAGCCGGGTCAGTTCCGCGCTCACGGACTCGTCGATCTCCCTCGTGGTCATGGTCAGCGAGCTTAGCCCGCCGGTGGTGGGGGGCCTGCCGGGCCGGGGGTGATGATCGTCGGTGGGTTCTCCGGGTCGGGGACCCGGTCGCTCCAGCCGCCGGGGACGTTGCGGCCCTGTTGTTCGCGGAAGCGGACGGGGGCGGTGCCGACCCGGCGGGCGAAGAGGCGGGAGAAGTATGCCGGGTCGTCGTATCCGACGCGGCGGGCGACGGCGGCGACCGGCAGGTCCGTGGCGGCGAGGAGTTCCTTGGCCCGGCCGAGCCGGATGCCGAGGAGGTAGTCCTTGGGGCTGCATCCGGCGCCCCGGCGGACCGCCGTGCGCAGTTCGGTGGGGGTCATGCCGTGGCGGGCGGCGTGTTCGGCGACGGACAGGGGCTGGAAGGCGTCGCGGGCGAGGGCCTGCAGGACGGGGTCGCCGTCGGGGCTGACGTCGGCGCGGGCCCGGCGCAGGGCGACGAGGAGTTCGTGGACGGCGGCGCCGGTCTCGACCTCCAGCAGGGGGTTGCCGCGCCGGGCCGCCCGTACCATCCGGCTCACCGCGGCGCGTGGGCCGGCGGTGTCGGCGAGCGGGACGAGCGGGCGGTCGGGTTCGATGTAGCCGAGTTCGGTGTAGGTGGCGGTGGCGGGTCCGGTGAAGTCGACGAAGCTCTCGTCCCAGCCGGTGCCGGGGTCGGCGCCGTAGTGGTGGGGGGTGCCGGGGGTGAGCCAGATGAGGCTGGGGCCGGCGACGGGTATCCGGCGGCCGTCGGGGCCGGTGAACCAGCCGGTGCCGGAGTGGATGACGACGGCCACGTGGTGGTCCAGGGTGCGGGGGCCGACGGTGGGCAGTGCGCCGTGCTGGAGCCCCACGCCCAGGCAGACGAGTCCCAGCCGGTGGTGGAGCGGGCTGGGGGTGAAGAAGCGCATCCAGGTGTGGTACATCGGTTTCTTTCCCTCCTCCCCCGCGGTCGTGCCGGTCCGGTCCGGTGCTGCCCGGGTCCGGTCTGCGTGTCCGAACAATTGTGTCCAAACAGCTGCGATCTTTGTCCATGGACCGGTCGGGCGCCAGGGGGGAGAGTGGGTGGCA encodes the following:
- a CDS encoding chorismate mutase; this encodes MTTREIDESVSAELTRLRQSIDNIDAAVVHMLAERFKCTQQVGHLKAAHHLPPADPARESRQIARLRQLAESAHLDPAFAEKLLNFIVAEVIRHHERIAEESATEERA
- a CDS encoding AraC family transcriptional regulator, whose protein sequence is MYHTWMRFFTPSPLHHRLGLVCLGVGLQHGALPTVGPRTLDHHVAVVIHSGTGWFTGPDGRRIPVAGPSLIWLTPGTPHHYGADPGTGWDESFVDFTGPATATYTELGYIEPDRPLVPLADTAGPRAAVSRMVRAARRGNPLLEVETGAAVHELLVALRRARADVSPDGDPVLQALARDAFQPLSVAEHAARHGMTPTELRTAVRRGAGCSPKDYLLGIRLGRAKELLAATDLPVAAVARRVGYDDPAYFSRLFARRVGTAPVRFREQQGRNVPGGWSDRVPDPENPPTIITPGPAGPPPPAG